CATCCCGAATAAATCCCCGCTGGGACGTGTGCGCAAATCTTCGGGGGTCAGGGGCAGTCTTCCGGCAGGCCCGGCGGCATGAGTGGCCACCCGGTAAATTGCCTGCGGGCCGGAGGGTACAAGCGGCTCAGTTTTCACAAGGTAATCTTGCCAGCATGCATGCGCATGGCGGCCTCTACTTAAAACAAAGCCCGTTTTCCTTCAATGATAGGTTTTGACTGGCTGGCAGTTTGGGTTATGGTGCAATCTCAATTTGCAAGCCCGGCTGGTTGGAGTGTTGTGGCTCCCAACCCCGGCACACCCGATTATGGAAGTTATCATTCAACAAGATGCCGAGGCCGCCTCGCTGCTGGTGGCCAAACTCATCGCCAAGGCGCTGCGCGAGAATCCCTTTCTGGTGCTTGGCCTGGCCACCGGCGGCACCATGGAAGCCGTCTATGCCCACCTGGTCCGCATGCACAAGGAGGAGGGACTGGATTTTTCCCTCTGTCGCACCTTCAACCTGGACGAATATGTGGGCCTGCCCCCCGACGACCCCAATTCCTACCGCCAATACATGCAGCGCCATTTGTTCAGCCACGTGAACATCAATCCCCGCATGACCCATCTGCCCAATGGCATGGCCGCGGACCTCGACCGCGAATGCGACGAATACGAAAAACTCATCAAACGCTTCGGCGGCGTGGATTTGCAACTCCTGGGCATTGGCCGCGACGGCCACATCGGTTTCAACGAGCCTTTGTCCGCCTTGTTGTCACGCACCCGCGTCAAGGCCCTCACCCCCACCACCGTGGCGCAGAATGCCATCTACTTCGGCGACCCCCACAAAGTCCCCCGCCGCGCCATCACCATGGGCGTGGGCACCATTCTGGATGCCCGCCGCTGCCTGCTCCTGGCCACCGGCGCGCATAAAGCCGAAATCGTGGCCAAAGCCGTGGAAGGGCCGGTCACCGCCATGATTTCTGCCACCGCTTTGCAGTTGCATCCTAAATGCACCGTGGTGGTGGATGAAGCCGCCGCCTCCAAACTGCAAGGGCATGAGTACTACCGCTGGATTTTCCAAACTGAGCCTGAATGGGCCGAGTTTCGTTGAACGCCATGAGCCTTGTACGCACCTTCAAAGTGGACCAACTCCCCGTGCGGGTGTACGCCAACCAGCCCGCCATGGCCGCAGCCGCTGCGGCGGAAGTCCGGGATTTTCTCGCCAGCCTAATCCAACAACAGGGCCAGGCGCGCGTCATCCTGGCTTCCGCAGCCTCTCAGGAGCAATTCCTGGCAGCGTTGGTTGCGCTGCCGGGTGTGGACTGGTCTCGTATCACCCTCTTTCACATGGACGAATACCTCGGCATCACCGCCGAACACCCCGCCAGCTTCCGGAAATTTTTGCGCGAACGTGTCGAGTCCCGCGTAAAGCCTCATTGTTTTCATTACATCCAGGGGGAAGCCCCGGAGCCGCTGAAGGAAATTGACCGTTACACCGCTTTGTTGCAGGCCATGCCCATAGACCTGTGCTGCCTGGGCATCGGTGAAAACGGCCACATTGCCTTCAACGACCCGCCGGTGGCGGATTTTGCGGACCCGCGTCCCATGAAGCTGGTGCAGTTGGACGAACGCTGCCGCCGACAGCAGGTGGGCGAGGGGGCCTTTCCCTCCCTGGAGGCCGTCCCGCATTACGCCTACACCTTGACCGTGCCCACGCTGTGCGCGGCCCGCAAAATGGTGTGCATCGTGCCGGAACGCCGCAAAGCGGAAGCGGTGCGTCTTGCGTTGCAAGGCCCATTGAGCACCGCCTGCCCCGCCTCCATCTTACGCCGCCAGCAGCATGCCGTGCTGTACCTGGACGCCGATTCCGCAGCGGAGCTGCCGCCAGAATTTCCCAACGCTTGACGCGATGATGAACCTGCCTTTTACGCCGGCCGTGTACGAGCACGCTGCCCGCTTTGTCGGGCGCACGCCGTGGGAAGTCTCCCGCAACCCTGAACTCCTATACGCCGGACACCGCGCCGCCTGGCTGACTTACCACCACACGCCCGTAGTGGTGGGCATTGACATCTACAACCTGGAAGCCGAAGCCTATGGCGCCCACATTACCGTGCCGGAAGGCAACGGCATCCCCGCCATCCATGAACCTTTGGTGGATAGTGTCGAAGCAGGGCTGGCCCTGCCGCCCTTTGACCCGCAGCGCGATGGCCGCCTGCCGATGGTTATCGCCGTGGCGCAGCGCTTGAAACGTGACCTGCCCGAGGCCGACGTGCGCCTTCCCGTGGCTGGTCCGTTCTCGGTTGCCTTTAATTTGCGCGGCATCCAGAACCTTTGTGAAGACGTGGCTCTGCGCCCCCAACTCACGGCCCGCTGGCTCATGCAGCTCGCCGATAACCAGGCCCGCTTTTGCCGTGCCATTGCCGCGGCAGGATTGGACATCGCCTTCTTCGAGTCCGCCGCCGCGCCCCCCTTGCTTTCCCCGCGCCAGTTTCGCGAAATCGAATTGCCCGCCCTCCAGCGCATACTCAGTCTCGCGGCGGACATCGTGGGACACCCCGTGCCCTGCATCATGGGCGGCGACACCTTCCGCATTTACGACGAATTGATGTCCACCGGCACGCACTTTGTCGTGTGCAATGTCGAAACCAACCAGGCCGCCTTTGTGGCGCGTGCCAAAGTGGAGCATCCTCACGTGCGCATCCGGGTGAACATGGACGCCGCCATTGTGGCTTGCGACCAGCCGGAGCGCATTTACCGCGAAATTGACCGCATCGTGGCGCTGACGGCGGGCCATCCCAATTGTTTGCTCGGCACCGGTTGCCTGCCGTATGAAACACCCCCCGGCAACGTTCAGCTCATCAAAGACTACCTCGCCTCCCTCTCGTGAGCCGGACGCCGCCGCCCCAGCCGCCGCACCACTTCCCGGATGTTCCAGTCCTCCGCTTCCAGCGCCGCTTGCGCTTGTTCAGGGGGGGCGCCGGTTAAATGACTGACGATGCGCACCGCCCGCGCGCGCAGCTTGGAATTGGTGGGCCGCATGTCCACCATCCAATGCCCCAGCACCTTGCCCAGGCGCACCATGCTCAGCGTGGAAATGAGGTTCAATGCCAGTTTGGTGGCCGTCCCCGCCTTGAGCCGCGTGGAGCCGGTCAGCACCTCCGGCCCCGTGGGCAGGCAAATAAATCGGTGGGGCTGTTTTTCCTCCGGTAATTGCAGCCGCGGGTTGCAATGCAGGAGCACCGTGTAGGCGCCGAGCTTGCGTGCCTGGCACAGTGCGCTCAAGACAAAGGGCGTGCGCCCGCTGCTGGCGATGCCGATGACCACATCCTTGGCCGTAATCCCTCGTCCCACCATGGCTTGCCGGCCCGCCGCCTCATCGTCTTCCGCCCCTTCCACCGCCTGAAACACCGCCGGCGCCCCGCCCGCCATGATGCCTTGCACCATCTCCGCTGGCACGCTGAAGGTGGGCGGGCATTCACTGGCATCCAGGATTCCCAGCCGTCCGCTGGTGCCTGCGCCCACATAAAAAAGCCGCCCGCCACGCCGGAAGGCCCGCACCACCCGGCGAATGGTCTCCTCCAAATCCCGGCGGGCAGCCCGCACCGCCGCAGGGGTCCGTTGCTCCTCACTCAACATCAAATCAATCGCCCGGGACAGCGGCAGTTCGTCCAGATGCCGGGAGCGCGGGTTGGGCTCCTCGGTGGGCGAAAGAAGGGGATTAAGTTTGATGGATGCGGCGTTGTTATTCCTCAAGCACGGAGCCTTGGGCAGCCTTGCCAGCCGCGCCGCCAATTCCACCGCTCCCCATGCGCTTTCCCGGCTGAGCTTGACCACCTTGGCCTGCGGCCAGCGGGCCCGAATCTCCCGGGACACCCGCGCGGCGAATCGGGGCTGCTTTAACAGCGTGCCGCCCGCCAGAATAAACTCCACCGCCGACCGCGGGCGCGCAATCCGCCGGGCGCACGCCGCCGCATCACTGGCCAGGTGCTCGGCGGCCTCCCGCAATACCGCCTCGGCGTGCCGGTCACCGGCATTGGCCGCGTCAAACACCGTCACCGCCAGCGCGGCCATCTGGTCTTTGGTGGCCGTTTTGGCCCAATCAATCAAATCCTCCGGCACATTCAAATTCAGCCGTGTCAAAAAGCGCGCCCCCAGCGCCGGCCAGCGGCGCGTATGGTCATAAATGGCCAGTGTTTGACGCAAAGCAGTGACCGCAATCCAATACGCGCTGCCCCAGTCGCCCAGCAAATGTCCCCAACCGCCAGTGCGCACCCCGCGCCCCTCCGTCTGCCCGTAACAACAAGAACCCGTGCCGCTCAGCACCAACACCCGCGGCAGCGGCTGGCGCGCCGGCTGTGCCGCCAGCGCGGTTTCCAAATCATTGGTCGCCAGGCAGGGCACCGCCGGCCAGCACTCCGCCGCCGCTCGCCGAATGCGCTCGCGGTCTGACTCCAACCGTGCCCCAGGCAAACCAATCGCCAGGGCATCCGGGCGCGGAAATTGACGGGCAACCTCCCGCAATAGCTCCGTCAACTGTTCATCGGTTAGTAGATGCAAATTGGCTGGCCCCCCCTCCCAGCGCTGCACCTGCTCACCCTGGACAAACAGGGCCACCGTGCAGGTCCCGCCGCCTTCGATGCCCAGCAGTTTGGGTGTGTTGGGGAATGGGCCAGCCGTCAAAGCCATGCCCCCATCATTCGACGATTACCGCTGGAATGCAAGCCTGCGCATGGCCCCATCCGGAAGGCGGGCGCATGCCCTCCACCCGCCTGTCCCGCCCCCCGAACGGCTCAGATGCCCTCGCCCAGGTTGGGTGGCATTTCGATGATCTGGCTGGTCTCCGGCGGCAGAGGCGCGCCTTCCTGCGCCAGAATCCGGTAGGCCTTGATTTGGAAGGACACTTCGCAGTTATCGTGCAGCCCCAGCGCATGGTATTCCTCCTTGGTCATTCGCGCGCGAATGGTCAGGCCGGACGGCAGCTCCAATTCCAGCCGCAACATGATGCCTAAAAAGAACGTATGCCGCAACACCGCCCGGTAACGGTACTGGGTCAAATCCGGTGAAATCTGCACCGCGTAGGGACGGAAGCCAATCCGCATGGCCTGTCCTTCATTCAGCCCGTGCGCCGGAAATTCCAGCTCGCCGCACCGCGCCATCCCATCACGCACCACCGTCTCCAGCACATTCATCACCCCCACAAACCGCGCCACAAATTCATTGGCCGGTTGCTCATACACCTCGCGCGGCGTGCCGATTTGCTCCAGCCGCCCGCGCGAAAAAATGGCAATCCGCCGGCTCACCTCCATCGCCTCTTCCTGATCGTGGGTGACAAAAATGGTCGTCAGATTCAATTCGTCATGCAAATGCACCAGCCACTCCCGCAATTCCTGCCGGATTTTGGCGTCCACCGCCCCAAACGGCTCATCCAGCAGCAGCACCCGCGGCTGAATGGCCAGCGCGCGGGCAATGGCCACCCGCTGGCGCTGCCCGCCCGAAAGCTGATGCGGATACCGCTGGCTGAGTCCTTCCAAATCAAACAATTTCAACAATTCCTGCACGCGCTGCGCCTGCGCCTCCGCTTTCCACTTCTTGACCTTCAACCCGAACGCAATGTTGTCAAAGACGTTCATCGTCTTGAACAACGCATAATTTTGAAACACAAACCCAATATTGCGCCGTTGCACCGGCACATGGTTCACGCGCTCCCCATGAATGAAAATGTCCCCTTCAGTGGGCTCCTCCAGCCCGGCAATCATGCGTAGCACCGTGGTCTTGCCACAGCCACTCGGCCCCAGCAGAGCCAGCAGCTCTCCATCCTGCACTTCCAGATTGACCCGGCTCACCGCCTCGACGTGGCCAAAACGCTTCGTTAAATTGCGTAATTGAATGCTCATGCGTTCCCTGAATTCCCATTTTCACTCGGCGCCCCTGCCTCCGGGGCCTGCTGCGCCAGCCATTCCTCGCGGGCCACCCGCCACTCCAGCCAGGTTTTAATCACCAGCGTCACCAGCGCCAGCATCGCCAGCAGGCTGGCCACCGCAAAGGCCCCGGCGGCATTGTATTCATTGTAAAGTTTTTCCACCCGCAACGGCAGGGTATCCGTCAGCCCCGCAATGTGGCTGGAGACCACCGAGACCGCGCCAAATTCCCCCATCGCCCGGGCGTTGCAGAGAATGATCCCATACAGCAGCCCCCACTTGACCGACGGCAGCGTCACATGCCAGAACGTCCGCCAGCCGCTGGCGCCCAGCGTCAGGGCCGCCTGCTCCTGATCCGAGCCGCTGGCCTGCATCACCGGAATCAGCTCCCGGGCGACAAACGGAAAAGTCACAAACAAGGTGGCCAGCGCCATGCCCGACACCGAAAACACGATATGAATCCCGCGCTCCCGCAGCCACTCGCCCAGCACTCCCTGCGCTCCAAATAGCACGACAATCATCAAGCCCGAGACCACCGGTGAAACCGAAAAGGGGAGGTCGATCAACGCGGTCAGGATGGACTTGCCCCGAAATTCAAACTTCGCAATGGCCCACGCCGCCGCCAGCCCAAAGAGGCAGTTAAGCGGCACGCAAATCGCCGCAATCAGCAGCGTCAACTTAATCGCCGCCAGCGTGTGCGGATGCGCAATGGACTGCTGGTAATACTGCCAGCCCCGGCTGAGCGCCTGGGCAAAGACATTGGCCAGCGGCAGAAAAAGAAACACCACCGCAAACGCCATCGCCAGCCCCGTCAGCCCCCACCGCACCCACGCGGGTTCATCCGTGCTGCGCCGCAATTTCCGCCGTGGCGCGCTGATCTGGCTTTTAACGTGTCCCGCCATAATCGTGTCCCCGGCTCATTCCTGAAAACGTCCGGCCCACCGTTCAATCGTGTTCACCAGCGCCAGCAGCCCAAACGAAATCGCCAGCAACACCACCGCCATGGCCATGGCCCCCAGATAATTGTATTCCTCCAACCGTGTCACAATCAGATAAGGCGCAATCTCGGTCCGGTACGGCAAGTTGCCCGAAATGAAAACAATCGAGCCGTATTCCCCAATCGCCCGCGCAAATGCCAGCGCAAAGCCGGTGATCATCGGCGGCAGCAGCATCGGAGCAATCACCCGCGTGAACGTGCGCCACCGGCCCGCCCCCAGACTGGCCGCCGCTTCCTCTACATCCCGCTCCATCGCCGACAGCACCGGTTGCAGCGTCCGCACCATGAACGGCAGCCCCACAAAAGTCAGCGCAATCACCACCCC
This is a stretch of genomic DNA from Fontisphaera persica. It encodes these proteins:
- a CDS encoding uroporphyrinogen decarboxylase family protein encodes the protein MMNLPFTPAVYEHAARFVGRTPWEVSRNPELLYAGHRAAWLTYHHTPVVVGIDIYNLEAEAYGAHITVPEGNGIPAIHEPLVDSVEAGLALPPFDPQRDGRLPMVIAVAQRLKRDLPEADVRLPVAGPFSVAFNLRGIQNLCEDVALRPQLTARWLMQLADNQARFCRAIAAAGLDIAFFESAAAPPLLSPRQFREIELPALQRILSLAADIVGHPVPCIMGGDTFRIYDELMSTGTHFVVCNVETNQAAFVARAKVEHPHVRIRVNMDAAIVACDQPERIYREIDRIVALTAGHPNCLLGTGCLPYETPPGNVQLIKDYLASLS
- a CDS encoding glucosamine-6-phosphate deaminase, with protein sequence MSLVRTFKVDQLPVRVYANQPAMAAAAAAEVRDFLASLIQQQGQARVILASAASQEQFLAALVALPGVDWSRITLFHMDEYLGITAEHPASFRKFLRERVESRVKPHCFHYIQGEAPEPLKEIDRYTALLQAMPIDLCCLGIGENGHIAFNDPPVADFADPRPMKLVQLDERCRRQQVGEGAFPSLEAVPHYAYTLTVPTLCAARKMVCIVPERRKAEAVRLALQGPLSTACPASILRRQQHAVLYLDADSAAELPPEFPNA
- the murQ gene encoding N-acetylmuramic acid 6-phosphate etherase, with the protein product MALTAGPFPNTPKLLGIEGGGTCTVALFVQGEQVQRWEGGPANLHLLTDEQLTELLREVARQFPRPDALAIGLPGARLESDRERIRRAAAECWPAVPCLATNDLETALAAQPARQPLPRVLVLSGTGSCCYGQTEGRGVRTGGWGHLLGDWGSAYWIAVTALRQTLAIYDHTRRWPALGARFLTRLNLNVPEDLIDWAKTATKDQMAALAVTVFDAANAGDRHAEAVLREAAEHLASDAAACARRIARPRSAVEFILAGGTLLKQPRFAARVSREIRARWPQAKVVKLSRESAWGAVELAARLARLPKAPCLRNNNAASIKLNPLLSPTEEPNPRSRHLDELPLSRAIDLMLSEEQRTPAAVRAARRDLEETIRRVVRAFRRGGRLFYVGAGTSGRLGILDASECPPTFSVPAEMVQGIMAGGAPAVFQAVEGAEDDEAAGRQAMVGRGITAKDVVIGIASSGRTPFVLSALCQARKLGAYTVLLHCNPRLQLPEEKQPHRFICLPTGPEVLTGSTRLKAGTATKLALNLISTLSMVRLGKVLGHWMVDMRPTNSKLRARAVRIVSHLTGAPPEQAQAALEAEDWNIREVVRRLGRRRPAHEREAR
- the cysW gene encoding sulfate ABC transporter permease subunit CysW, giving the protein MAGHVKSQISAPRRKLRRSTDEPAWVRWGLTGLAMAFAVVFLFLPLANVFAQALSRGWQYYQQSIAHPHTLAAIKLTLLIAAICVPLNCLFGLAAAWAIAKFEFRGKSILTALIDLPFSVSPVVSGLMIVVLFGAQGVLGEWLRERGIHIVFSVSGMALATLFVTFPFVARELIPVMQASGSDQEQAALTLGASGWRTFWHVTLPSVKWGLLYGIILCNARAMGEFGAVSVVSSHIAGLTDTLPLRVEKLYNEYNAAGAFAVASLLAMLALVTLVIKTWLEWRVAREEWLAQQAPEAGAPSENGNSGNA
- a CDS encoding sulfate/molybdate ABC transporter ATP-binding protein — translated: MSIQLRNLTKRFGHVEAVSRVNLEVQDGELLALLGPSGCGKTTVLRMIAGLEEPTEGDIFIHGERVNHVPVQRRNIGFVFQNYALFKTMNVFDNIAFGLKVKKWKAEAQAQRVQELLKLFDLEGLSQRYPHQLSGGQRQRVAIARALAIQPRVLLLDEPFGAVDAKIRQELREWLVHLHDELNLTTIFVTHDQEEAMEVSRRIAIFSRGRLEQIGTPREVYEQPANEFVARFVGVMNVLETVVRDGMARCGELEFPAHGLNEGQAMRIGFRPYAVQISPDLTQYRYRAVLRHTFFLGIMLRLELELPSGLTIRARMTKEEYHALGLHDNCEVSFQIKAYRILAQEGAPLPPETSQIIEMPPNLGEGI
- the nagB gene encoding glucosamine-6-phosphate deaminase, whose protein sequence is MEVIIQQDAEAASLLVAKLIAKALRENPFLVLGLATGGTMEAVYAHLVRMHKEEGLDFSLCRTFNLDEYVGLPPDDPNSYRQYMQRHLFSHVNINPRMTHLPNGMAADLDRECDEYEKLIKRFGGVDLQLLGIGRDGHIGFNEPLSALLSRTRVKALTPTTVAQNAIYFGDPHKVPRRAITMGVGTILDARRCLLLATGAHKAEIVAKAVEGPVTAMISATALQLHPKCTVVVDEAAASKLQGHEYYRWIFQTEPEWAEFR